The Pandoraea apista genomic interval TGACGTTCGGATAGTGACCCAGCACTTCACGCGCAATGTCGATGCGCTCGTCGAGCGTGAAGAACGGCTTCTTGTTTCGGCTATCCGCCACGCCGACAACGAGCTTGTCGAAGATGCCCGCCGCGCGGCGGACCAGATCTTCGTGTCCTCGGGTAAGCGGGTCGAACGTCCCCGGATAGATCGCCACTACCATGCCAACGTCTCCTCGCGGCTGGGGACCGATGCTACGTGCTTATTCATTGTGGTCTCTAGGTTTTCGGAATCGATTCAAGCAAATGATAATGCACCGCCCCGGCTTTCGCCCGGCGCAGGCATGCAAGATCTAGCGCAGCAAGTGCATCGTCCTCCAGCGGGACGTCGGATTCGGCGTAAATCACCCCGTTCGGCGCCAACAGACGGGCCGCAGGCGCCAACAGGTCACTGAGCCAGCCGCTCGCAAACGGGGGATCGAGAAAGACGACGTCGAAAGCCCCGGGCGCAAGTGTGGTTATCAGGCGCCTGGCATCGGCTTGCACGATCTCGATCTGGCTGGCGCCAAGCTTCGCCTGATTGGCACGGAGCTGCCGTACGGCCGGCGCAGCGTGCTCGATCATCAGCACCCGTGCCGCACCGCGCGACGCCGCCTCGAACCCCAGCGCACCGCTTCCGGCGAATGCGTCGAGACATTGCATGCCGCTCAGATCCTGGCCGAGCCAGTTGAACAGCGTTTCGCGCACGCGATCGGGCGTGGGCCGCAGACCGTCGCCCGGCGGCACTGGCAGCGGCGTACGTTTCCACTGACCACCAATGATCCGCACCTGCTGGGGCGCGCCGCGCGCCACGTTACCCGCACCGGACTTCATACGGTCCTCCGCGGCACAGCCTTGCCGAATGCCCCGTCACTGGGGCAAAAATGAGTTCGCGCGCACCGCTGCGCACGCAGGGAATCCAAAATCATGACAAATCACGCTACATTGTTGAGGCGAAACATACCACATCGCCCGCCGTACTCGTCTCATAAGGGCACGCAATCCGTAAGGCAATGCACGCGCCCCAGCCGGGCTTTGTCCGACAATGCGCAAATGCCGCACGGCGTAGACGCCCGCACCCGCTCAACAGGAAACCGCCCGACTCGCCATGACCGATGCC includes:
- the rsmD gene encoding 16S rRNA (guanine(966)-N(2))-methyltransferase RsmD; this encodes MKSGAGNVARGAPQQVRIIGGQWKRTPLPVPPGDGLRPTPDRVRETLFNWLGQDLSGMQCLDAFAGSGALGFEAASRGAARVLMIEHAAPAVRQLRANQAKLGASQIEIVQADARRLITTLAPGAFDVVFLDPPFASGWLSDLLAPAARLLAPNGVIYAESDVPLEDDALAALDLACLRRAKAGAVHYHLLESIPKT